In the genome of Hugenholtzia roseola DSM 9546, one region contains:
- a CDS encoding DUF4846 domain-containing protein, whose protein sequence is MKKRCTQVCLWLTFALFIPKSLLLGQSSLPTQIGTIPLPQGYERVKSEPQSFGAFLRSIPLVVQKNAPIYNYDGSLNGYQSGHYAVLDKPIGKKDIEQCADMVMRLYAEYHYESRRFDKIKFRLATGQMADFESYAAGKRPVLAGNKWQFEPKAKPNQDKSTFQQYLNFVYTYANTASLLPQLKKVALQDLRVGDIFIQTGAPFGHAVLVADMIENQVTKERKILLIQGFMPAQSFHVLKNLSDGSAWYQVGQELILPQWHFKAADLYRF, encoded by the coding sequence ATGAAAAAAAGATGCACACAGGTTTGTTTATGGCTTACCTTCGCCCTCTTTATTCCTAAATCGCTGCTTTTGGGTCAAAGTTCCTTGCCTACCCAAATTGGGACAATTCCGCTTCCTCAGGGATATGAGCGTGTAAAAAGCGAGCCACAAAGTTTTGGAGCTTTTTTGAGGAGTATTCCGCTTGTGGTGCAAAAAAACGCGCCTATCTACAACTATGACGGCTCTTTAAATGGCTATCAATCAGGGCATTATGCTGTTTTAGATAAGCCCATTGGCAAAAAGGACATCGAGCAGTGCGCCGATATGGTCATGCGCCTATATGCCGAATATCACTATGAAAGTAGGCGTTTTGATAAAATTAAATTTAGGCTTGCTACGGGTCAGATGGCAGATTTTGAAAGCTATGCAGCAGGAAAACGCCCCGTTTTGGCAGGCAATAAGTGGCAATTTGAGCCAAAAGCAAAACCTAATCAGGATAAAAGCACGTTCCAGCAGTATCTAAATTTTGTCTATACCTATGCCAATACTGCCTCTTTGCTTCCCCAACTCAAAAAGGTAGCACTTCAAGACTTGCGTGTCGGTGATATTTTTATCCAAACGGGCGCACCCTTCGGGCATGCCGTTTTGGTGGCGGATATGATTGAAAATCAGGTTACAAAGGAGCGAAAGATTTTGCTCATTCAAGGTTTTATGCCTGCCCAAAGTTTTCATGTCCTGAAAAATTTGTCAGACGGCAGTGCTTGGTATCAGGTCGGGCAGGAGCTAATACTACCGCAGTGGCACTTTAAAGCCGCCGACTTGTATCGCTTTTAG
- a CDS encoding ParA family protein: MAKRIVFFNNKGGVGKTTMVYHLAYMLRELGYKVLVADLDPQTNLTAMFLEQKRLEEIFLGTNQMLTITDLMRPVIEGEGYKGVYVEPVQEGLYETSIHLLLGNLALSAYEDKLSSSWAACVDRDPYSFKVVSLFHRIMTDATKVTQADFVLIDVGPNLGAINRAVLIASDYVILPVGSDLFSLQGIKNLGITLKNWRAEWEDRKGRNPKPEEIRLPEGKMQAVGYITTQHTAKENRPVNAYLRWSNRIPQTYKEYILGQPNNDLLEVEQDPHCLGMIRHYHSLMPMAMEAKKPIFSLKPADGAIGAHFQATQKVYKDFKKVTEKIIAACQ, encoded by the coding sequence ATGGCAAAACGCATAGTATTTTTCAATAACAAGGGCGGCGTAGGGAAGACTACTATGGTCTATCACCTCGCCTACATGTTGCGTGAATTGGGCTACAAAGTCCTTGTTGCAGATTTAGACCCCCAAACCAATCTTACGGCTATGTTCCTCGAGCAGAAACGATTAGAGGAAATTTTCTTGGGTACGAATCAGATGCTTACCATAACCGACCTGATGCGCCCTGTCATAGAAGGTGAAGGCTATAAGGGCGTGTATGTAGAACCCGTACAGGAAGGCTTGTACGAAACAAGTATCCATTTATTGCTGGGTAATTTGGCTCTTTCTGCTTATGAGGATAAGTTAAGTAGTAGTTGGGCGGCTTGTGTGGATAGAGACCCTTACTCATTTAAGGTAGTTTCGTTGTTTCATAGAATTATGACAGATGCTACAAAAGTAACCCAAGCCGACTTTGTATTGATTGATGTAGGTCCGAATTTGGGTGCTATCAATCGCGCCGTTTTAATAGCTTCTGACTACGTTATTTTGCCCGTAGGTTCGGATTTGTTTTCGCTGCAAGGCATCAAAAACTTAGGCATTACTCTAAAAAATTGGCGAGCAGAATGGGAAGATAGAAAAGGTAGAAACCCCAAACCAGAGGAAATTAGGCTACCCGAAGGCAAAATGCAAGCCGTAGGCTATATCACGACTCAACACACCGCTAAGGAAAATCGCCCTGTCAATGCTTACTTGCGCTGGTCAAATAGGATACCACAAACCTATAAAGAATATATCTTAGGACAGCCCAATAATGACTTATTAGAAGTAGAACAAGACCCTCACTGTTTGGGTATGATTCGCCACTATCATAGCCTGATGCCCATGGCTATGGAGGCTAAAAAACCTATCTTTTCCCTCAAACCCGCCGACGGAGCTATTGGGGCGCATTTTCAGGCAACCCAAAAGGTGTATAAGGATTTTAAAAAAGTTACAGAAAAAATTATTGCTGCCTGCCAATAG
- a CDS encoding RNA-binding domain-containing protein: MLTAEEVKYLLNNPDAEIDRIEFTESTKAIEKFSEAICAFSNDYPDHKKAGYLFIGVKKDGTLSGLKITDELQKDVASIRNNGQILPQPALSMAVFDFPQGQVLVVEVLPAFHPPTLYKGKPWIRVGASKAVANETEERRLIEKRTATARTFDALPCWEAHLDDLALDLIKLSYFPLAIDNTILIENHRDFKQQLASLRLYDLKHDKPTNVAILLFGLNPIYFFSGAYIQYVKVAGKERDLEQVLAEKAFKGSLFDVLKEIDGLVKNQIVVSRPIRRQDSFQDTILANYPYQVLRELVMNAIMHRSYESTAPIYIYEFSDRIEIRNAGGLYGEVNAQNFPNQNAYRNPIIAEAMKNLKYINRFNFGIPFVQKFLADNGLPLAVFDISSPSSFSVTLQINPQWQNA; this comes from the coding sequence ATGCTGACTGCCGAAGAAGTAAAGTATTTGCTCAATAATCCTGATGCTGAGATAGACCGAATAGAATTTACAGAATCTACCAAAGCGATAGAAAAGTTTAGTGAGGCAATTTGTGCCTTTTCTAATGACTATCCCGACCACAAAAAGGCAGGCTACTTATTTATCGGTGTGAAGAAAGATGGCACTTTGTCGGGCTTGAAAATCACAGACGAGCTTCAAAAAGATGTGGCTTCTATTAGAAACAACGGACAAATTTTGCCACAACCAGCCCTAAGCATGGCAGTTTTTGACTTTCCACAAGGACAAGTGCTTGTGGTAGAAGTGCTACCTGCCTTTCACCCCCCCACGCTTTACAAGGGCAAGCCTTGGATTAGGGTAGGGGCGAGCAAAGCCGTCGCGAACGAAACCGAAGAGCGACGACTCATAGAAAAACGCACCGCCACAGCGCGTACCTTTGATGCCCTGCCCTGCTGGGAGGCACACTTAGACGATTTAGCCTTAGATTTGATTAAACTCTCCTACTTTCCCTTAGCGATTGACAACACGATACTAATAGAAAACCACCGCGACTTCAAACAGCAATTAGCATCTTTGCGCTTGTATGATTTGAAACACGACAAACCCACGAATGTTGCCATCTTGTTGTTTGGACTCAATCCCATTTACTTCTTTTCAGGTGCTTATATTCAATATGTGAAAGTGGCGGGTAAAGAACGGGATTTAGAGCAGGTATTGGCAGAAAAAGCCTTCAAAGGGTCTTTATTTGATGTTTTGAAAGAAATCGACGGCTTGGTGAAAAACCAAATTGTTGTATCCAGACCTATCCGCAGGCAAGACTCTTTTCAAGACACCATTTTGGCTAATTATCCTTATCAGGTGTTGCGTGAATTAGTGATGAATGCAATTATGCACAGAAGCTATGAAAGCACTGCCCCTATTTACATCTATGAATTTTCAGACCGCATAGAAATACGAAACGCAGGCGGACTGTATGGCGAAGTAAATGCGCAAAATTTTCCAAACCAAAACGCTTATCGCAACCCTATTATAGCCGAAGCGATGAAAAACCTAAAATACATCAATCGCTTCAACTTTGGGATTCCTTTTGTTCAGAAATTCTTAGCCGATAACGGGCTGCCCTTAGCAGTATTTGATATTAGTTCGCCAAGTTCCTTTTCCGTAACGCTCCAAATCAATCCCCAATGGCAAAACGCATAG